The following are encoded together in the Anaerostipes caccae L1-92 genome:
- a CDS encoding BglG family transcription antiterminator: MNKRSREILLGLMDLEKTFRISELAEKFQVSERTIRNDINDVNDFLEQHELSLVKLGSNGTLLVEDDIELAAGLFNQNDFYTYRLSKGERKPLIAAILIEASGYTTLSNMAELLYVSRATVINDLESVKQMLLKEHLTVESHSNKGLVLHGKESDKRACLLKLLNQDGSFQAAGSVVQSFIRGLNISHRLKKEDKQNLQKIINEQEHAHGRFLTDASFNYLLSYLTILIQRVKKGHQITESLEVKKSKYEMAEDILRYVCQYWELPESQGEKELLSDILDSLSYIKKDSRNQRIIGLQLVTRKFIEQISNELHVDLNRDFVFYENLVNHLESIFTKEFNITQRDDFLRQIVEQNQETLYAVKNNIEMLERFVGRKIQAIEADYIVIHISAALERRKKKEIEFRVVIVCNGGVGTSQLLLAKMRNRFDFHIVDVVSAHDLRKSHYEDIDMIVSTIPLKDYEGEYVLVTPMFSDEDYLRVNKKIELLQKKNRGSKKKLPEKDRNPEELSAILRPMIRDPELFREVSMKIYEYFGESFDEEREPFLWELLREKNIQLNIECRDWKDAIRKSAEPLLFKGYIEERYVDAMIENVLENGSYIVISKGFALPHEGFELGSKKVGMNMIRLKEPVVIEDEDGDREEVRFFCCLSTVDHKKHIKAFFHLVNMLTNQRFKEELWNAESPRETAAIIKTYEQRIKE; this comes from the coding sequence ATGAACAAGAGATCGAGGGAGATTCTGCTGGGACTCATGGATTTGGAGAAGACATTCCGTATCAGTGAACTGGCAGAGAAATTCCAGGTGTCGGAGCGCACCATAAGAAATGACATCAATGATGTCAATGACTTCTTGGAACAGCATGAGCTTTCTTTAGTAAAACTGGGAAGCAACGGGACACTCCTTGTGGAGGATGACATCGAACTGGCAGCAGGCCTGTTTAATCAGAACGATTTTTACACATACCGGCTTTCCAAAGGAGAGAGAAAGCCGCTGATTGCGGCGATCCTGATCGAAGCTTCGGGCTACACGACCTTATCAAATATGGCAGAACTTTTGTATGTGAGCAGGGCTACAGTCATCAACGATTTAGAGAGCGTTAAGCAGATGCTTTTAAAGGAACATCTCACTGTGGAATCCCATTCCAACAAAGGGCTCGTCCTTCACGGAAAGGAGAGTGATAAGCGGGCATGTCTTCTAAAACTTCTGAACCAGGACGGATCTTTTCAGGCCGCAGGCTCTGTGGTCCAGAGCTTTATCAGAGGACTGAATATCAGTCACAGGCTGAAAAAAGAAGACAAACAGAACCTGCAGAAAATCATCAATGAACAGGAGCACGCACACGGAAGATTTTTAACCGACGCATCGTTCAACTACCTGCTCTCGTATCTGACCATACTGATCCAGAGAGTGAAAAAGGGGCATCAAATTACCGAGTCTCTGGAGGTAAAGAAGAGCAAGTACGAGATGGCAGAGGATATTTTGAGGTATGTGTGCCAGTACTGGGAACTTCCTGAGAGCCAGGGGGAAAAGGAACTGTTAAGCGATATTCTGGACAGCTTAAGCTACATAAAAAAAGACAGCAGGAACCAGAGGATCATAGGCCTGCAGCTGGTCACAAGGAAATTCATTGAGCAAATATCCAATGAGCTTCATGTGGATCTTAACCGGGACTTTGTGTTTTATGAAAATCTTGTCAATCATCTGGAATCCATTTTTACAAAAGAGTTTAATATCACTCAGAGAGACGATTTTCTCAGACAGATCGTAGAACAAAATCAGGAAACTCTGTATGCGGTTAAGAACAACATTGAGATGCTGGAACGGTTTGTGGGAAGAAAGATCCAGGCGATTGAGGCCGACTACATCGTGATTCACATCAGTGCCGCTCTGGAGAGGAGAAAGAAAAAGGAAATTGAGTTCCGTGTTGTCATTGTCTGTAATGGCGGAGTGGGGACATCGCAGCTCCTTCTTGCAAAAATGAGAAACCGCTTTGACTTTCACATTGTCGATGTTGTCTCTGCTCATGATTTAAGAAAAAGTCATTATGAAGACATTGATATGATCGTGTCCACGATTCCCTTAAAGGATTATGAGGGAGAATATGTGCTTGTGACACCGATGTTTTCCGACGAAGATTACCTGAGAGTGAATAAAAAGATCGAGCTTCTGCAGAAAAAGAACAGGGGAAGCAAAAAGAAGCTGCCCGAAAAAGACAGAAATCCAGAGGAACTTTCTGCGATTCTTCGGCCTATGATCAGAGATCCGGAGCTGTTTCGGGAAGTCTCCATGAAGATCTATGAGTATTTTGGAGAGTCCTTTGATGAGGAGCGGGAGCCGTTTCTGTGGGAATTATTGAGAGAAAAGAATATCCAGCTCAATATTGAGTGCAGAGACTGGAAGGATGCTATCAGAAAGTCGGCCGAACCGCTGCTTTTCAAAGGATATATCGAAGAGCGGTATGTAGACGCCATGATAGAAAACGTACTGGAAAACGGCAGTTATATTGTCATTTCCAAAGGGTTTGCACTGCCCCACGAGGGCTTTGAGCTGGGCAGCAAAAAAGTTGGAATGAATATGATCCGGCTTAAGGAACCGGTGGTCATCGAGGATGAGGACGGCGACCGGGAAGAAGTGAGATTTTTCTGCTGCCTGAGCACCGTGGACCACAAAAAGCACATCAAAGCGTTTTTTCATTTAGTCAATATGCTGACGAACCAGAGATTTAAGGAAGAACTGTGGAATGCCGAAAGTCCGCGGGAGACGGCGGCGATTATTAAAACTTATGAACAGAGAATAAAGGAGTGA